From the Lathyrus oleraceus cultivar Zhongwan6 chromosome 4, CAAS_Psat_ZW6_1.0, whole genome shotgun sequence genome, one window contains:
- the LOC127136212 gene encoding uncharacterized mitochondrial protein AtMg00820-like produces MEPTTVKQALASPHWFQAMQDEYQALLKNQTWTLVSPSESKRPIGCKWVFRVKENPDGSINKYKARLVAKGFHQKVGNDFTETFSPVVKPVTVRTILTLAVTNRWTIKQIDVNNAFLNGLLEEEVSCLQAQQSLVWAKTGSPGLV; encoded by the exons ATGGAACCTACTACTGTTAAGCAGGCTTTGGCTTCCCCTCACTGGTTCCAGGCAATGCAGGATGAATATCAAGCTCTTTTGAAAAATCAGACATGGACCTTGGTGTCTCCATCTGAGTCAAAGAGGCCCATAGGCTGCAAATGGGTTTTCCGGGTGAAGGAGAACCCGGATGGTTCTATCAACAAGTATAAGGCAAGATTGGTTGCCAAAGGGTTTCATCAAAAGGTTGGCAATGATTTTACTGAAACCTTTTCTCCAGTGGTGAAGCCTGTTACTGTCAGGACTATCCTCACCCTTGCTGTCACAAACAGGTGGACCATCAAGCAAATAGATGTTAATAATGCTTTTCTCAATGGCCTTCTTGAGGAAGAG GTCTCTTGTTTGCAAGCTCAACAAAGCCTTGTATGGGCTAAAACAGGCTCCCCGGGCCTGGTTTGA